The following proteins are encoded in a genomic region of Microcoleus sp. FACHB-68:
- a CDS encoding non-ribosomal peptide synthetase, whose protein sequence is MPTKKIEGFRLSPQQKHLWRLQEVEQGHPYRVQCGVTIEGNLNKEQLKIALENIVCRHEILRTAFQCLPGMTIPLQVIAETCQISLSEYDLSELHPEQQEIQTDALFQTLIQQPFNFEKCSLFDASLVRLSSQKHQLLLSLSAMNADGTTLKNLVREISCLYSTGLQGEQAGDEPMQYADIAEWQNELLESEETHIGKEYWQKLTIADFPKINLPFEEKVLKNPDFQPQSLRVKINQNSTQKIKLLSQKYETEVSQLLLASWQILIWRLTRETNIIVGLASDGRKYEELETALGPLCQCLPLQNHLAADLKFCEVLQQVERLANEVYNWQEYFSWETLLDSNENAQGFSGLPFCFELIDISNKYETNSVSFLIEQQYACTERFKVKLSCIYQEDSLVAQFYYDSRLFSLEDIERLSKHFETLLESAINNPETAIGQLDILSESARYQLLVQFNSTQTNSPENKCIHNFFEEQTERTPNNIAVVYENQKLTYAELNARANLLAHHLQELGVDSDVIVGICVERSIEMIVGMLGVLKAGGAYLPIEPTMPAERIALMLEDAQVPVLLTQENLLQTLPIHSAQIVCIDRIVADKVTENAGLLQSKKHNNLTALAYVIYTSGSTGTPKGVAIEHRNLSNYLHSILERLKLPAGASFATVSTFAADLGNTAIFPALCTGGCLHIISQERATDPEALAEYFRRQPIDCLKIVPSHLAALLTSSEAAAILPRQRLILGGEAVSWNLMEKVHKYAPNCLIFNHYGPTEATVGVLTYQVDFEKLQHDSETVPLGRPIANTQIYILDSYQQPVPLGVAGELYIDGDNLARGYLNRPELTAEKFITNPFKPQPDARLYKTGDLARYLPDGNIEFLGRIDSQVKIRGFRIELGEIEATLRQHPDVDQAVVIDWEDVPGDKRLVAYVVPKEELIASKSNLQNLKLSDLRNLLQEKLPAYMMPAAFVILKNLPLTANGKIDRQKLSAADKTCLFSTETFVAPRTPLEEKLADIWAEVLHLEKVSIYDNFFELGGHSLLATQVISRLRQAFQIELPLTHLFEFPTIADLAGIISERIERPSEDEAFAQMLAELEQLSEEEVQQILAKEGVNK, encoded by the coding sequence ATGCCAACAAAAAAGATTGAAGGATTTCGACTGTCTCCACAACAAAAACATTTATGGCGACTACAAGAAGTTGAACAAGGACATCCCTATCGTGTTCAGTGTGGGGTGACAATTGAAGGAAATCTAAACAAAGAGCAGTTAAAAATTGCCCTAGAGAATATAGTCTGCCGGCATGAGATTCTTCGCACGGCATTTCAGTGCCTGCCGGGTATGACAATTCCGTTGCAAGTGATTGCTGAGACTTGTCAAATTTCTCTATCTGAATATGATCTCAGTGAGTTGCATCCCGAACAACAGGAAATTCAAACTGACGCTCTATTTCAAACACTGATTCAACAGCCTTTTAATTTTGAAAAATGCTCACTTTTTGATGCTTCTCTTGTAAGATTATCCTCACAGAAGCATCAGTTATTGCTTAGCTTATCTGCTATGAATGCAGACGGCACAACACTTAAAAACTTAGTGCGTGAAATCAGTTGTTTATATTCAACGGGCTTACAGGGAGAGCAAGCCGGTGATGAACCCATGCAATATGCTGATATTGCCGAATGGCAAAATGAATTACTGGAATCAGAAGAGACGCATATTGGCAAAGAATATTGGCAAAAGCTGACGATTGCTGATTTTCCAAAAATTAATCTTCCTTTTGAGGAAAAGGTTTTGAAAAATCCAGACTTTCAGCCTCAGTCATTGAGGGTTAAAATCAATCAAAATTCAACCCAAAAAATAAAATTATTATCCCAAAAGTATGAAACAGAAGTTTCTCAATTACTGCTGGCTAGTTGGCAAATTCTAATTTGGCGACTAACCAGAGAAACCAACATTATTGTCGGGCTAGCTAGTGATGGGAGAAAATATGAAGAGTTAGAAACGGCGCTGGGACCCTTATGCCAATGTTTACCGCTTCAAAATCATCTTGCAGCAGATTTAAAATTTTGCGAAGTTTTACAGCAAGTTGAGCGCTTAGCGAATGAGGTTTATAACTGGCAAGAATATTTTAGTTGGGAAACGCTTTTAGATTCCAATGAAAATGCTCAAGGTTTTTCAGGATTGCCATTTTGTTTTGAATTGATTGATATTTCAAACAAATATGAAACTAACAGCGTTTCATTTTTAATCGAGCAGCAGTACGCCTGTACTGAGCGCTTCAAAGTTAAACTGTCGTGTATTTATCAAGAAGATTCCCTTGTTGCCCAGTTTTATTATGATTCCAGATTATTTTCACTTGAAGATATCGAACGTTTATCAAAACATTTTGAAACGCTGTTAGAAAGTGCGATAAATAACCCGGAAACTGCGATAGGTCAATTAGATATCTTGAGCGAGTCTGCCCGATATCAACTATTGGTTCAATTCAACAGCACTCAAACTAATTCCCCTGAAAATAAGTGTATTCACAACTTCTTTGAAGAACAAACTGAACGCACTCCAAACAATATTGCCGTTGTTTATGAAAATCAGAAACTCACTTACGCTGAACTCAACGCACGGGCGAACCTACTAGCTCACCACTTGCAAGAATTAGGCGTTGACTCAGATGTTATTGTAGGTATTTGCGTCGAACGTTCAATAGAAATGATAGTCGGAATGCTGGGCGTTCTCAAAGCCGGCGGTGCTTACTTACCAATTGAGCCAACAATGCCGGCTGAACGCATAGCCTTGATGTTAGAAGACGCTCAAGTTCCAGTCTTGCTAACTCAAGAAAACCTTTTACAAACCCTGCCAATACATAGCGCACAAATCGTCTGCATAGACAGAATTGTTGCTGACAAGGTAACTGAAAATGCCGGATTACTTCAAAGTAAAAAGCATAATAATCTTACCGCTTTAGCTTATGTAATTTATACTTCTGGTTCCACCGGCACCCCCAAAGGAGTTGCCATTGAACACCGAAACCTCAGCAACTATTTGCACAGTATTCTGGAAAGATTAAAATTACCTGCCGGTGCCAGTTTCGCCACCGTTTCCACCTTTGCAGCCGACTTAGGAAACACAGCGATTTTTCCGGCATTGTGTACAGGCGGCTGCCTCCATATCATCTCCCAGGAACGCGCCACAGATCCAGAAGCCTTAGCAGAATATTTTCGCCGGCAGCCCATAGATTGTTTAAAAATCGTTCCCTCCCACCTTGCCGCCTTGCTCACATCTTCTGAAGCCGCAGCTATTTTGCCTCGTCAGCGCCTGATTTTAGGAGGTGAAGCTGTTAGCTGGAATTTAATGGAGAAAGTGCATAAATACGCTCCAAATTGCCTGATTTTCAATCATTATGGGCCGACAGAAGCTACTGTAGGGGTGTTGACTTATCAGGTCGATTTTGAAAAATTGCAGCATGATTCTGAAACAGTTCCACTCGGTCGTCCGATTGCGAATACCCAAATTTATATCCTCGATTCCTACCAGCAGCCGGTGCCCCTGGGTGTAGCCGGTGAATTGTACATCGATGGTGATAATTTAGCGCGTGGCTATTTAAATCGCCCTGAACTAACCGCAGAAAAATTTATTACAAATCCCTTCAAACCGCAACCCGATGCGCGTCTTTACAAAACCGGCGATTTAGCTCGTTATTTACCCGATGGAAATATTGAGTTTTTGGGACGCATTGACTCTCAGGTAAAAATTCGGGGATTTCGCATCGAACTCGGAGAAATTGAAGCGACTTTAAGACAGCATCCAGATGTAGACCAAGCGGTGGTTATAGATTGGGAAGATGTACCGGGTGATAAACGTCTCGTTGCTTACGTCGTTCCCAAGGAAGAATTAATTGCTTCAAAATCCAATCTGCAAAATTTAAAATTAAGTGATTTGCGGAACTTGTTGCAAGAAAAATTACCCGCATACATGATGCCGGCAGCGTTTGTCATTCTCAAAAACCTGCCTTTGACGGCTAACGGAAAAATAGATCGGCAAAAATTATCGGCTGCCGATAAAACCTGTTTATTTTCTACAGAAACCTTTGTCGCGCCTCGCACTCCCCTTGAGGAAAAGCTCGCAGATATTTGGGCTGAAGTTCTTCATCTTGAAAAAGTTAGCATTTACGACAATTTCTTTGAGTTGGGAGGGCACTCTCTACTAGCGACTCAGGTAATTTCTCGACTGCGCCAAGCTTTTCAAATTGAGTTGCCTTTAACCCATCTTTTTGAATTTCCAACAATTGCCGATTTAGCGGGGATAATTTCAGAAAGGATAGAGCGGCCATCAGAGGATGAAGCATTCGCTCAAATGCTAGCAGAGCTAGAGCAACTATCAGAGGAAGAAGTCCAACAAATTTTGGCTAAGGAAGGGGTGAACAAATGA